A stretch of the Amycolatopsis sp. BJA-103 genome encodes the following:
- a CDS encoding quinone oxidoreductase family protein, which translates to MHAIHIREYGGPEVMTWTEFPDPVPAAGEVGVRLRMAGVNFMDTGARKMPLPTWSVPTVLGVEGMGVVTELGAGVEDFAVGDRVAWRYHKGSYAERLAIPAEALVRVPDDIDDETAAAVLMQGLTANHFTTETYAIKPGDVAVVHSAAGGVGLMLTQLIKARGGTVIGLVSREDKVPVAKDAGADRVLVSAGGGFEDRILELTGGEGAQVVYDGGGAATFRSSQLALRRHGVHAYFGVVNGNPTFRPAELPNSILLSYPSVVDHVPTREALVRRAGELFGFIRSGQVTPRIGGRYALADAAQAHRDLESRSTSGKLLLASATMDR; encoded by the coding sequence ATGCACGCGATCCACATCCGTGAGTACGGCGGCCCGGAAGTCATGACCTGGACCGAGTTCCCGGATCCGGTGCCTGCCGCCGGTGAGGTGGGCGTGCGATTGAGGATGGCCGGGGTGAACTTCATGGACACCGGTGCTCGCAAGATGCCGTTGCCCACCTGGTCGGTGCCGACGGTGCTGGGTGTAGAGGGAATGGGAGTCGTCACAGAGCTGGGGGCGGGCGTCGAAGACTTCGCCGTCGGCGACCGGGTCGCCTGGCGCTATCACAAGGGCAGCTACGCCGAGCGGCTCGCCATCCCGGCCGAGGCCCTGGTGCGCGTGCCGGACGACATCGACGACGAGACCGCCGCCGCTGTACTGATGCAGGGGTTGACCGCGAACCACTTCACGACGGAGACGTACGCGATCAAACCCGGGGACGTCGCCGTGGTGCACTCCGCGGCGGGTGGTGTGGGCTTGATGCTGACCCAGCTGATCAAGGCTCGCGGCGGCACCGTCATCGGCCTGGTGTCGCGCGAGGACAAGGTTCCGGTGGCGAAGGACGCCGGCGCGGATCGGGTTCTCGTGTCCGCCGGTGGCGGCTTCGAGGACCGGATCCTCGAGTTGACCGGTGGCGAAGGGGCGCAGGTGGTTTACGACGGCGGCGGTGCGGCGACGTTCCGCTCGTCGCAACTGGCGCTACGCCGCCACGGGGTGCACGCCTACTTCGGTGTGGTGAACGGCAATCCCACGTTCCGCCCCGCCGAGCTGCCGAACAGCATCCTCCTGTCCTATCCGTCGGTCGTCGATCACGTGCCCACCCGTGAGGCGCTGGTGCGACGGGCGGGCGAGCTCTTCGGGTTCATCCGGAGTGGACAGGTGACGCCGAGGATCGGCGGCCGCTACGCCCTCGCCGATGCCGCTCAGGCCCACCGCGACCTCGAGTCCCGCAGCACCTCGGGAAAGCTGCTGCTCGCGTCCGCGACAATGGATCGCTAG
- a CDS encoding nuclear transport factor 2 family protein encodes MDDLARLVAVEDIRRVMARYVYNADHHRWDELAALFTPDAPFAASTVDGSPQARMTGRDEIAAGLKTRNHPDSVLVHHLFSSEVDVESEDSATAVWAMEDLVTTSPSVRSDGEPTGMHGYGHYRVRFTRSAGSWLIADLRITRLRLDRTY; translated from the coding sequence ATGGACGACCTCGCCCGATTGGTGGCGGTGGAGGACATACGGCGCGTGATGGCCCGCTACGTCTACAACGCCGACCACCATCGATGGGACGAACTCGCGGCGCTGTTCACGCCCGACGCCCCCTTCGCCGCCTCCACAGTGGACGGATCACCTCAGGCGCGGATGACGGGCCGCGACGAAATCGCCGCCGGTCTCAAAACGCGCAACCACCCGGATTCCGTGCTGGTGCATCACCTCTTCTCCAGCGAGGTCGACGTCGAGTCGGAAGATTCGGCCACCGCCGTCTGGGCCATGGAGGACCTCGTCACCACCTCGCCGAGCGTGCGTTCCGACGGCGAACCCACCGGAATGCACGGCTACGGCCACTACCGGGTGCGCTTCACCCGGTCTGCGGGGAGCTGGCTCATCGCAGACCTCCGCATCACCAGGCTCCGCCTGGACCGGACCTACTGA
- a CDS encoding epoxide hydrolase family protein has protein sequence MTDSLEPFVIHVEQDVLDDLRSRLKATRFAPDLDNEDEAFGLSTAYLKPIVEYWADGFDWRAVEARLNAYAHHRVDVGGTPVHFIREPGKGPAPIPLLLMHGWPWTFWDWSKVIRPLADPAAHGGDPADAFDVIVPSLPGFAFSTPLTNGKENFVSMADRFHTLMTGVLGHQRFGVGAADYGALVGAQLGHKYAGSLHGLHLGNEMLLSIFQGDRHWDLTGGAPIDQLPPGPRADMVNFVDTYVSHVATHMLDAQTITHGLNDSPVGMLAWILKRWKKWSDQNGVFEDSYPMDHILTNATIYWVNQAIGSSIRAYKNVNRHPWQPSHDRTPAVEAPTGFTFHLGDAAPPGAHDRDQRVAAFKKGAGHFYADVRAVNVHEKGGHFGPWENPEAWIGDLRATFRPLR, from the coding sequence ATGACCGACTCCCTCGAACCGTTCGTCATCCACGTCGAGCAGGACGTCCTCGACGACCTCCGGTCGCGGCTCAAGGCGACCCGGTTCGCGCCCGATCTCGACAACGAAGACGAGGCCTTCGGGCTGAGTACCGCCTACCTCAAGCCGATCGTGGAGTACTGGGCCGACGGTTTCGACTGGCGGGCCGTCGAAGCCCGGCTGAACGCCTATGCCCACCATCGCGTCGACGTCGGCGGCACGCCGGTGCACTTCATCCGCGAGCCGGGCAAGGGGCCCGCGCCGATTCCGCTGCTGCTCATGCACGGCTGGCCGTGGACCTTCTGGGACTGGAGCAAGGTCATCCGCCCGCTCGCCGACCCGGCGGCCCACGGCGGCGACCCGGCGGACGCCTTCGACGTCATCGTCCCGTCGCTGCCCGGATTCGCGTTCTCCACCCCGCTGACCAACGGCAAGGAGAACTTCGTCAGCATGGCCGACCGGTTCCACACGCTGATGACCGGCGTGCTCGGCCATCAGCGATTCGGGGTCGGCGCGGCCGACTACGGCGCGCTGGTCGGGGCACAGCTCGGCCACAAGTACGCCGGCTCGCTCCATGGTCTGCACCTCGGCAACGAGATGCTGCTCTCGATCTTCCAAGGCGACCGGCACTGGGACCTCACCGGTGGCGCGCCGATCGACCAGCTGCCCCCGGGTCCGCGTGCCGACATGGTCAACTTCGTCGACACCTACGTGTCCCACGTCGCGACGCACATGCTCGACGCGCAGACGATCACGCACGGCCTGAACGACTCCCCGGTCGGGATGCTCGCCTGGATCCTGAAGCGCTGGAAGAAGTGGAGCGACCAGAACGGGGTTTTCGAGGACTCCTACCCGATGGACCACATCCTCACCAACGCGACGATCTATTGGGTCAACCAGGCCATCGGTTCGTCGATCCGTGCTTACAAGAACGTCAACCGCCACCCCTGGCAGCCGTCGCACGACCGGACCCCGGCGGTCGAGGCACCGACCGGGTTCACCTTCCACCTCGGTGACGCCGCGCCGCCCGGAGCCCACGACCGCGATCAGCGCGTCGCCGCGTTCAAGAAGGGGGCAGGCCACTTCTATGCCGATGTTCGCGCGGTGAACGTCCACGAAAAAGGTGGCCACTTCGGACCGTGGGAGAACCCGGAGGCGTGGATCGGCGACCTGCGCGCCACGTTCCGGCCGCTGCGCTGA
- a CDS encoding pyruvate dehydrogenase codes for MAKPNVAEQFVQVLVQAGVERIYGVVGDSLNPVVDAIRRTPGIEWVHVRNEEAGAFAAAAEAQLTGRLAVCAGSCGPGNTHLVQGLYDAHRTGAPVLALASHIPSGQIGTGFFQETHPERLFVDCSGYCEQISQPGQMPRLLRIAMQHALARGEVSVLVLPGDVAQLEAASPTGTGAPVTERGTVMPPESQVTRLAELINEAGTVTVFAGAGVRGAHAEVMEFAETVQAPVGHSLRGKEWIQYDNPYDVGMSGLLGYGACYRAMQDADLLLLLGTDFPYDSFLPQARTVQVDHDATRLGRRTPLELAVHGDVRETLRAVLPLLRRKTDRAFLDRMLRDHCKSLENVVDAYTRNVERHVPIHPEFAADLLDELAADDAIFTVDTGMCNVWAARYLTPNGRRRVIGSFLHGTMANALPHAIGAQFAYPGRQVVSMSGDGGLGMLLGELLTVALHDLPVKIITFNNSSLGMVKLEMLVDGLPDYQTDHRPVDFAAIARGAGLRSERVTDPTRLRAALKEALSHDGPALVDVVTDANALSVPPHITAGQLGGFALAASKVVLEGGVGRMIDLARANLRNIPRP; via the coding sequence ATGGCCAAGCCCAACGTCGCCGAGCAGTTCGTCCAAGTCCTGGTCCAGGCCGGGGTGGAACGGATCTACGGCGTGGTCGGGGACAGCCTGAACCCCGTCGTCGACGCCATCCGCCGCACGCCGGGCATCGAGTGGGTCCACGTGCGCAACGAGGAGGCGGGCGCGTTCGCCGCGGCCGCCGAGGCCCAGCTGACCGGACGGCTCGCGGTGTGCGCCGGCAGCTGCGGCCCCGGCAACACCCATCTGGTGCAGGGGCTCTACGACGCGCACCGCACCGGCGCGCCGGTGCTCGCGCTCGCTTCGCACATCCCGTCCGGTCAGATCGGCACCGGGTTCTTCCAGGAGACCCACCCCGAACGGCTGTTCGTCGATTGCAGCGGCTACTGCGAGCAGATCAGCCAGCCCGGTCAGATGCCCAGGCTGCTGCGCATCGCGATGCAACACGCACTGGCCCGCGGCGAGGTGTCGGTGCTGGTGCTGCCCGGCGACGTCGCGCAGCTCGAGGCCGCTTCGCCCACCGGGACCGGCGCGCCGGTCACCGAGCGCGGGACCGTCATGCCGCCCGAGTCCCAGGTGACGCGGCTGGCCGAGCTGATCAACGAGGCCGGAACCGTCACCGTGTTCGCGGGTGCCGGGGTGCGCGGCGCGCACGCGGAGGTGATGGAGTTCGCGGAGACGGTCCAGGCCCCGGTCGGCCACAGCCTGCGCGGCAAGGAATGGATCCAGTACGACAATCCGTACGACGTCGGAATGAGCGGTCTGCTCGGCTACGGCGCCTGCTACCGGGCCATGCAGGACGCGGATCTGCTGCTCCTGCTGGGCACCGATTTTCCTTACGACTCCTTCCTTCCCCAGGCCCGGACGGTGCAGGTCGACCACGACGCGACCCGGCTGGGCAGGCGTACCCCGCTGGAGCTGGCCGTGCACGGCGACGTGCGGGAGACCCTGCGCGCGGTACTGCCGCTCCTGCGGCGAAAAACCGACCGGGCGTTCCTGGACCGCATGCTGCGCGACCACTGCAAATCACTGGAAAACGTCGTCGACGCCTACACCCGCAACGTGGAACGGCACGTGCCCATCCACCCGGAGTTCGCCGCCGACCTCCTGGACGAGCTGGCCGCGGACGACGCGATCTTCACCGTCGACACCGGCATGTGCAACGTGTGGGCCGCCCGGTATCTCACCCCCAACGGACGCCGCCGGGTCATCGGGTCGTTCCTGCACGGCACCATGGCCAACGCGCTGCCGCACGCCATCGGGGCGCAGTTCGCCTATCCGGGACGGCAGGTCGTGTCGATGTCCGGTGACGGGGGACTGGGCATGCTGCTCGGCGAACTGCTCACCGTCGCCTTGCACGACCTGCCGGTCAAGATCATCACGTTCAACAACTCTTCGCTGGGCATGGTCAAACTGGAGATGCTGGTCGACGGTCTGCCCGACTATCAGACCGATCACCGCCCGGTCGACTTCGCCGCCATCGCCCGCGGCGCCGGTCTCCGCTCCGAGCGGGTGACCGACCCGACCCGGCTGCGCGCTGCCCTCAAGGAAGCGCTGAGCCACGACGGTCCCGCGCTGGTCGACGTCGTGACCGACGCGAACGCCCTGTCCGTCCCGCCGCACATCACCGCCGGTCAGCTCGGCGGATTCGCTTTGGCCGCGAGCAAAGTCGTCCTCGAGGGCGGTGTCGGCCGGATGATCGACCTCGCCCGCGCCAACCTCCGCAACATCCCCCGTCCCTGA
- a CDS encoding isochorismatase family protein, whose product MTSTTLREISTLPTTPAALSDATVILVDYQNTYTRGVMELDGWEAALDEAATLLARARAEGATVVHVMHDGGEGSPYDLNQEIGRIHERVAPAPGEEVVVKTAPNSFVGTLLGELVDAAGHQDVVVAGFMTHMCVTFTAEGAFLRGNTPTVVAAACATRALPSVAGPVTAAEQHRAALATIGDLYAVVVPTSAELSGSK is encoded by the coding sequence ATGACCAGCACCACTCTCCGCGAAATCAGCACCCTGCCGACGACCCCCGCCGCGCTTTCGGACGCGACGGTGATCCTCGTCGACTACCAGAACACCTACACGCGCGGCGTGATGGAGCTCGACGGCTGGGAGGCCGCGCTCGACGAGGCCGCCACTCTGCTGGCCCGCGCACGGGCCGAGGGCGCGACGGTCGTTCACGTCATGCACGACGGCGGCGAAGGCAGCCCGTACGACCTCAACCAGGAGATCGGCCGGATCCACGAACGCGTCGCCCCCGCACCGGGCGAGGAGGTCGTGGTGAAGACCGCGCCGAACTCGTTCGTCGGTACCCTGCTGGGTGAGCTGGTCGACGCCGCCGGGCATCAGGACGTCGTCGTGGCCGGATTCATGACCCACATGTGCGTGACGTTCACGGCGGAGGGCGCGTTCCTGCGCGGAAACACCCCGACCGTGGTCGCCGCCGCCTGCGCGACGCGCGCGCTCCCGTCCGTCGCCGGACCGGTGACCGCAGCGGAGCAGCATCGTGCCGCTCTCGCCACGATCGGTGATCTCTACGCCGTCGTCGTTCCGACTTCTGCGGAGCTCAGCGGAAGTAAGTGA
- a CDS encoding helix-turn-helix domain-containing protein: protein MSAPKVAVLAFEGISPFHLAVPSLVWGPESPAGDMEPWPLTVVAVRPGRLTTSAGYAIEVPAGLDALAEADMVVVPWWSDPETPTPSPVSTALRAAHERGALVVGLCLGVFALADAGILDGRAATTHWKWVETFRRRFPSVELRPEELYVDEGDVVTGAGATAGIDTCLHLLARTAGQVVANRVARRIVAAPHRPGGQAQFIELPVPAPDEDPLTQVMGWAQAHLDTPQSIDRLAAQAHMSRSTFTRAFRARTGTTVHNWLVAQRLARARHLLETTALGVDAVAAQSGFGTSARLREHFAAALGTTPTRYRVEFAGGG from the coding sequence ATGAGCGCTCCGAAGGTGGCCGTCCTCGCGTTCGAGGGGATCAGCCCGTTCCATCTCGCCGTGCCATCACTGGTCTGGGGACCGGAATCCCCGGCGGGCGACATGGAGCCGTGGCCGCTCACGGTCGTCGCGGTGCGGCCGGGCCGCCTCACCACGAGCGCCGGCTACGCGATCGAAGTCCCCGCCGGTCTCGACGCGCTCGCCGAGGCCGACATGGTCGTCGTGCCGTGGTGGTCCGACCCGGAAACACCGACACCCTCACCCGTGTCCACCGCACTGCGTGCCGCGCACGAACGTGGAGCGCTTGTCGTCGGGCTCTGCTTGGGAGTCTTCGCCCTCGCGGACGCCGGCATCCTCGACGGGCGAGCCGCGACCACCCACTGGAAATGGGTCGAAACGTTCCGGCGGCGCTTCCCGTCGGTGGAACTGCGCCCCGAAGAGCTGTACGTGGACGAAGGTGACGTCGTGACCGGCGCGGGCGCGACCGCCGGAATCGACACCTGCCTCCACCTGCTCGCCCGCACGGCGGGCCAGGTCGTCGCCAACCGCGTCGCGCGCCGCATCGTCGCCGCGCCACACCGCCCCGGCGGCCAGGCCCAGTTCATCGAACTTCCCGTGCCCGCGCCGGACGAAGACCCCCTCACCCAGGTCATGGGCTGGGCGCAGGCCCATTTGGACACCCCGCAGAGCATCGACAGGCTCGCCGCCCAGGCGCATATGAGCCGGAGCACCTTCACCCGCGCCTTCCGCGCCAGGACCGGGACCACCGTCCACAACTGGCTTGTCGCGCAACGCCTCGCGCGAGCCCGGCACCTGCTGGAAACGACCGCGCTCGGCGTCGACGCCGTCGCCGCGCAGTCCGGTTTCGGCACGTCAGCCCGGCTCCGGGAGCACTTCGCCGCGGCGCTGGGTACCACACCGACCCGCTACCGGGTCGAGTTCGCCGGCGGCGGGTGA
- a CDS encoding ArsR/SmtB family transcription factor, whose product MSKPLYQVKAEFFKTLGHPVRIRVLELLSERDHHVSELLADLGIEPANLSQQLAVLRRARLVVPRKDGTTVSYSLTSPSVAELLAVARGILTSVITGQMELLDDLQNSASLPGDPNSSEKG is encoded by the coding sequence ATGAGCAAACCCCTGTATCAGGTGAAGGCGGAATTCTTCAAAACGCTGGGCCATCCCGTTCGGATCCGGGTGCTCGAACTACTCAGCGAGCGAGACCATCACGTCTCCGAACTGCTCGCCGACCTCGGCATCGAACCGGCCAACCTGTCCCAGCAGCTCGCGGTGCTGCGCCGGGCCAGACTGGTGGTGCCGCGCAAGGACGGCACGACCGTGTCCTACTCCCTGACCAGTCCGTCGGTGGCAGAACTCCTCGCCGTCGCGCGCGGAATCCTGACCAGCGTCATCACCGGCCAAATGGAATTGCTCGACGATCTGCAGAATTCCGCCAGCCTTCCCGGCGATCCGAATTCGTCCGAAAAGGGATAG
- a CDS encoding beta/gamma crystallin domain-containing protein has translation MRKSLKRLAVVGAAALGLVVAVPASPAFAISEVGCGNRDDFVKLDISFGNGMGTNKCFANGGVTGTNIGGVYNIYSGNNKATVNYERNGRYESTTLGYWQGVGFPGTVRVYEVRIW, from the coding sequence ATGCGAAAGAGTCTCAAGAGGCTTGCGGTCGTCGGCGCGGCCGCCCTTGGCCTGGTCGTCGCGGTTCCGGCGAGCCCCGCCTTCGCCATCAGCGAGGTCGGCTGTGGCAACAGGGACGACTTCGTGAAGCTGGACATCTCGTTCGGCAACGGGATGGGCACCAACAAGTGCTTCGCCAACGGCGGCGTCACGGGCACGAACATCGGTGGTGTCTACAACATCTACTCGGGCAACAACAAGGCGACGGTCAACTACGAACGCAACGGCCGGTACGAGTCGACGACCCTCGGGTACTGGCAGGGCGTCGGCTTCCCCGGCACTGTCAGGGTGTACGAAGTGCGCATCTGGTGA
- the map gene encoding type I methionyl aminopeptidase has protein sequence MIELKTPAEIQRMHVTGRFVAEVLTEVGELAAVGVNLMDLEHHARGMIKRRGAESCYWDYEPSFGKGPFRNVICLAVNDAVLHGLPHDYTLRDGDVLTADLAVKIDGWAADSARTVIVGTAADEDLRIIRATEEALEAAIEQARPGNRLGDISAAIWAVARDYGYPVNTEFGGHAIGREMHEELHVPNKGKAGRGLTLKPGLTLALEPWFARTTDKIVFDDDGWTIRSADGSRTAHSEHTVAITEGDPLVLTRRDQEVRSSTKDS, from the coding sequence GTGATCGAACTGAAGACGCCCGCTGAGATCCAGCGCATGCACGTGACCGGGCGTTTCGTCGCCGAGGTGCTCACCGAGGTCGGCGAGCTCGCCGCCGTGGGCGTCAACCTCATGGACCTGGAGCACCACGCGCGCGGCATGATCAAACGGCGTGGCGCGGAGTCGTGCTACTGGGACTACGAGCCGTCCTTCGGCAAGGGCCCGTTCCGGAACGTCATCTGCCTGGCGGTCAACGACGCCGTCCTGCACGGCCTGCCCCACGACTACACGCTGCGCGACGGCGACGTGCTCACGGCGGACCTCGCGGTCAAGATCGACGGCTGGGCGGCGGACTCGGCGCGCACGGTCATCGTCGGGACCGCCGCCGATGAGGATCTGCGGATCATCCGTGCCACCGAGGAAGCGCTGGAGGCGGCGATCGAGCAGGCTCGCCCCGGCAACCGCCTCGGTGACATCTCTGCGGCCATCTGGGCGGTCGCCCGCGACTACGGCTATCCCGTCAACACCGAGTTCGGCGGGCACGCCATCGGCCGCGAGATGCACGAGGAGCTCCACGTTCCGAACAAGGGCAAAGCGGGACGCGGGCTGACACTCAAGCCGGGGCTGACCCTCGCGCTCGAACCGTGGTTCGCCCGCACGACCGACAAGATCGTCTTCGACGACGACGGCTGGACCATCCGCTCGGCCGACGGTTCGCGCACCGCCCACTCCGAGCACACCGTGGCCATCACCGAAGGCGACCCCTTGGTGCTCACCCGGCGAGACCAGGAAGTTCGGTCGTCCACAAAGGATTCTTGA
- a CDS encoding aspartate aminotransferase family protein — MTHTPTARPALAPRVDCDLPGPRSAEFLEHQRQWESSARAYPRNLPIAIAGGEGDYLWDMDGNVFIDFLAGAGVLSLGHNHPELVHAATEQLHVLTHGLDFPTPAKREFVDAQLSMLPPDLRSRMRMHFCGPGGANAVDAAIKLCKTVTGRGDLVSFQGGFHGSSHAAMALTGLVAQKRPIANGVPGVHFFPYSYCARCPVGLSPDSCETNCVGLLERSLRDPNGGIPLPAAVILELVQGEGGVIPADRDFVRRVRALTAELDIPLVVDEVQTGCGRTGTWFAFEHYDIEPDVIIASKALSGMGLPVAVIFYDQRLDGWAPGAHTGTFRGNQAAFAAGTAAVHVVRRDDVLGNVRHRGRQLEGRLGALRGHPWVREVRGLGLMWGIELADPRDGRPAGGYARAVQAYALRRGLIIELGGRDDSVIRLMPPLTVTAEVIELAATILLDAIGHCEEAVR, encoded by the coding sequence ATGACCCACACCCCGACGGCGAGACCGGCGCTGGCGCCGCGAGTCGACTGCGACCTGCCGGGACCTCGCTCGGCCGAGTTCCTCGAACACCAGCGACAATGGGAATCCAGCGCGCGGGCTTATCCGCGCAACCTGCCGATCGCGATCGCCGGCGGGGAGGGTGATTACCTGTGGGACATGGACGGGAACGTCTTCATCGACTTCCTGGCCGGTGCGGGAGTGCTCTCCCTGGGGCACAACCATCCCGAGCTGGTGCACGCGGCCACCGAACAGTTGCACGTGCTCACCCACGGCCTGGACTTCCCGACACCCGCCAAACGTGAGTTCGTCGACGCCCAGCTGTCCATGCTGCCGCCGGACCTGCGGTCGCGGATGCGGATGCACTTCTGCGGTCCCGGCGGGGCCAACGCCGTGGACGCCGCGATCAAGCTCTGCAAGACCGTGACCGGACGCGGCGACCTGGTGTCCTTCCAAGGCGGGTTCCACGGCTCGAGTCATGCCGCGATGGCGTTGACCGGCCTCGTCGCCCAGAAGCGGCCGATCGCCAACGGCGTGCCAGGTGTGCATTTCTTCCCGTACTCCTACTGCGCCCGCTGCCCGGTGGGGCTCTCGCCGGACAGCTGCGAAACCAACTGCGTGGGCCTGCTGGAGCGGTCCCTGCGCGATCCCAACGGCGGCATTCCCCTCCCCGCCGCGGTGATCCTGGAACTCGTGCAGGGAGAAGGCGGGGTCATCCCGGCCGACCGCGACTTCGTGCGGCGTGTCCGCGCGCTGACCGCGGAGCTGGACATCCCGCTCGTGGTCGACGAGGTGCAGACCGGCTGCGGGCGCACGGGAACCTGGTTCGCGTTCGAGCATTACGACATCGAGCCCGACGTCATCATCGCCTCGAAGGCCCTGAGCGGGATGGGTCTGCCGGTGGCGGTCATCTTCTACGACCAGCGGCTGGACGGCTGGGCGCCCGGTGCGCACACGGGCACCTTCCGGGGGAACCAGGCCGCCTTCGCGGCGGGGACCGCGGCCGTCCACGTCGTCCGGCGCGATGACGTGCTGGGCAACGTCCGGCACCGTGGACGGCAACTCGAAGGACGGCTCGGTGCCCTGCGGGGTCATCCGTGGGTCCGTGAGGTTCGCGGCCTGGGCCTGATGTGGGGGATCGAGCTGGCCGACCCCCGCGACGGCCGCCCGGCGGGCGGCTACGCCCGCGCCGTCCAGGCGTACGCGCTGCGGCGGGGGCTGATCATCGAGCTCGGTGGCCGCGACGACAGCGTGATCCGGCTGATGCCCCCGCTCACCGTGACCGCCGAGGTGATCGAACTCGCCGCCACGATCCTGCTCGACGCCATCGGGCACTGTGAGGAGGCCGTGCGCTGA